One genomic region from Magallana gigas chromosome 3, xbMagGiga1.1, whole genome shotgun sequence encodes:
- the LOC117692801 gene encoding uncharacterized protein, whose product MDDISALFLLRHRKSLHESLEINFKDDSKEFFMKASQIVDETGDVLKSVVGYTNAIKDEIVAIRDVVQSFLINISNKMSTILSTSVQKYDDFTEPETKSDLEFKDTVFSQQKAHLLKEMETLAKQQQHLQEVAYSIADLLIGVEKGSLDVMDNLQKTLKVFAVWKNYIDGTEVSYNTKPGNDVAKNDTSSKEPIQQEACKPQEDDCPKLENEKSTLESQNKSQNENEILNSSDTIFKDEHENDTQNEKKEKKQRDENEKNEIRERTHESIFKATETNDVKPQTGLQVTNSNDADEDQREESGGSAVETCIQSMDNKKEKSRVIGQSKKNDKGLTKKQSTKIENGHKNKIKTKQILDTSKQERKVVSSPVADQTNAVSSSRTVHKQKTSKSTANNETSATSKGQQRAIKSRTPDNKIAETHENHTEGRQEDKKSKSAKSSLKTDLQRTDTSDSHLEKRETWIDLQRKKEEMEKKNEEKEKERRNPQNWPTYTYEREPNEHSFHKGICCIVSALPGFDRFCLTTKCSDHPQDLEIFLKDKEERVMSSVVTVTSTTRSQIELELPLYIYIPCATNKQDQERELVLLMSQDGSPFHHATKLQPLNPPKKLTYLGTAVNNFTSLEMVVISRYVRSQFFVHPIGGDFEPTDDRNVLLRIPKDCFSCNTNIYFKVVDFQNLDLNERRLPNAQALTSLVGIEFDECLGKDVELELYPDTMISAEEASHVHQTTLKICKKTLVSNVSPTKFLERLQKSGLVEDNDAKEILEQTTEGSKMRQLLQLFKECSEKTYTKFLTCLEDISKETATILQKRQRNLKDKINMNLVLQDQSQKMVVLYHAENKGWDVLPTVRKEENPDAIFVTISKNKRQFQTIALLVPADKKDSELTSIGETLYNMSNETKVLVLVRQNPINFADVAVACTEPNSIPLAVEKLNSLGYTSNSTEMVEVGICDGEEIYFTTSGNIRILSPQTEIKLRFFQNFDVPVKEFKIVERDPQVQRFMRRYSGEVCFTVGSDSGTLHRTGSQTVYLPKPCVPLSTDVPLKAMAKYVSYEISSSGPVNLEKFLDRLSSHPGKFITFRDRVSDRDTCELFILNWIENQRVSDQMVILKFLKILHSDWEPIALKTDEVLKLYSLNGVFSNTNITKIAKSIGSKWENLAKKLDVSETTVGETKSYFKEDSNRALHTLDQWRLSDKVIHSGAKAAKPLRSAMQACGCGEDILFFVSMLG is encoded by the exons ATGGACGATATCTCCGCCCTGTTTCTTCTTCGACATCGAAAATCCCTTCATGAAAGTTTAGAAATAAACTTCAAAGATGACTCGAAGGAATTCTTTATGAAGGCTTCTCAAATTGTGGATGAAACAGGGGATGTTTTGAAATCAGTTGTTGGTTATACCAACGCTATCAAAGACGAAATAGTTGCCATTCGTGACGTCGTTCAGTCTTTCCTGATAAACATTTCGAACAAAATGTCAACGATTTTATCAACAAGCGTGCAAAAAT ACGATGATTTTACAGAACCAGAAACGAAATCGGATCTGGAGTTCAAAGACACAGTATTTAGTCAACAAAAGGCACACCTACTGAAAGAAATGGAGACACTTGCCAAACAGCAGCAACATCTTCAAGAAGTTGCTTATTCGATCGCAGACCTGTTGATAGGAGTTGAGAAAGGAAGTTTGGACGTTATGGATAATCTTCAAAAAACACTTAAAGTCTTTGCAGTCTGGAAAAATTACATTGACGGGACTGAGGTCAGTTATAATACAAAACCAGGAAATGATGTGGCAAAGAATGACACTTCAAGTAAAGAGCCAATACAACAGGAGGCGTGTAAACCACAAGAAGACGATTGTCCAAAGCTTGAAAACGAGAAAAGCACATTAGAATCTCAGAACAAAAGtcagaatgaaaatgaaattctaaaCTCCTCGGATACCATCTTTAAAGATGAGCATGAGAATGACACTCAAAAcgagaaaaaagagaaaaagcaGAGGGATGAAAACgagaaaaatgaaattagagAACGCACTCACGAATCCATTTTCAAGGCCACTGAAACCAATGATGTCAAACCACAGACTGGTTTACAAGTAACGAACTCGAATGATGCTGATGAAGACCAAAGAGAAGAGAGCGGAGGCTCTGCAGTTGAGACATGTATCCAAAGTATggacaataaaaaagaaaagagtaGAGTTATTGGTCAATCCAAGAAAAATGACAAGGGGCTGACCAAAAAGCAATCGACAAAAATTGAAAACGGCCacaagaataaaattaaaacgaaaCAGATTTTGGACACATCAAAACAGGAGCGTAAGGTCGTGTCATCTCCAGTTGCTGACCAAACGAATGCGGTATCCTCGAGCAGAACTGtacataaacaaaaaacttcaaaatctaCCGCAAACAATGAAACAAGCGCAACGTCAAAAGGTCAACAAAGAGCAATTAAAAGTAGAACTCCTGACAATAAAATTGCCGAAACCCATGAAAACCACACTGAAGGACGACAGGaagacaaaaaatcaaaaagcgCAAAATCCAGTTTGAAGACGGATCTCCAGAGGACGGACACATCCGATAGTCATCTAGAAAAAAGGGAGACGTGGATAGATTTacaaagaaagaaagaagaaatgGAGAAGAAAAATGAAGAGAAGGAAAAGGAAAGAAGAAATCCACAAAACTGGCCAACCTATAC ttaTGAGAGGGAGCCAAATGAGCATTCATTTCATAAAGGCATATGCTGTATTGTATCGGCACTCCCTGGCTTCGACAGATTTTGCTTAACAACCAAATGTTCTGACCATCCTCAAGATctagaaatatttctgaaggACAAGGAGGAACGCGTGATGTCATCTGTTGTGACGGTCACATCTACCACAAGATCTCAGATAGAACTAGAG CTGCCTCTTTACATTTATATACCCTGTGCTACCAACAAGCAAGATCAAGAACGAGAACTTGTTCTTCTGATGTCACAAGATGGATCACCATTCCATCATGCAACGAAACTTCAACCTCTGAATCCACCAAAA aaactaACTTATCTGGGAACTGCAGTGAACAACTTTACGTCACTGGAAATGGTTGTCATTTCCCGATATGTTCGCTCGCAGTTTTTTGTCCATCCTATCGGGGGAGATTTTGAACCAACAGATGATAGGAATGTGTTGCTTCGCATTCCAAAAGACTGTTTTTCTTGCAACACCAATATCTATTTTAAG GTAGTTGACTTTCAAAATCTTGACTTGAATGAGAGAAGGTTACCAAACGCTCAGGCTCTGACATCACTGGTTGGGATTGAGTTCGATGAATGTTTGGGAAAAGACGTCGAGTTAGAACTTTATCCAGACACCATGATATCTG CCGAGGAGGCAAGTCATGTTCATCAGACAACTCTTAAGATATGCAAGAAGACGTTGGTTTCAAATGTTTCTCCAACCAAGTTTTTGGAACGCCTTCAAAAGAGTGGACTAGTTGAAGATAATGATGCAAAAGAAATTTTG GAGCAGACGACAGAAGGTAGCAAGATGCGTCAGCTACTCCAGCTGTTTAAGGAATGCAGCGAAAAGACATACACCAAGTTTTTAACTTGTCTTGAGGACATTTCAAAGGAAACTGCAACTATTCTGCAGAAAAGACAGAGAAATTTAAAggacaaaataaatatgaatttag TTTTGCAGGACCAATCCCAGAAAATGGTCGTGCTATACCATGCAGAAAATAAAGGTTGGGATGTCCTGCCTACAGTTCGCAAGGAAGAGAACCCAGATGCAATCTTTGTTACCATTTCAAAGAATAAAAGACAGTTTCA AACTATTGCTCTGTTAGTGCCAGCAGATAAAAAGGACAGTGAGTTGACATCAATTGGAGAAACTTTGTATAACATGTCAAACGAAACAAAGGTTCTTGTTCTCGTACGCCAAAACCCGATAAACTTCGCTGATGTGGCTGTTGCATGCACAGAGCCAAACAGCATTCCGTTGGCTGTTGAGAAACTTAATTCACTTGGATACACCAGCAACTCAACAGAAATGGTAGAAGTTGGAATATGTGATGGAGaggaaatttattttacaacatcTGGAAACATTCGAATTCTGTCACCACAGACCGAGATAAAATTGAGGTTCTTCCAGAACTTTGACGTCCCCGTTAAGGAGTTTAAAATAGTGGAGAGAGACCCGCAAGTCCAGCGGTTTATGAGGCGGTACAGCGGCGAGGTTTGTTTTACGGTGGGATCTGACAGTGGCACTCTTCACAGAACAGGTTCACAAACTGTTTATCTACCAAAG ccatGCGTACCACTCTCCACGGATGTTCCAC TTAAAGCTATGGCTAAATACGTCTCGTATGAAATATCATCTTCCGGACCAGTCAATCTGGAGAAGTTTTTGGACAGGCTGAGCTCCCATCCAGGAAAGTTCATCACGTTCCGAGACAGAGTCTCTGACAGGGATACGTGTGAACTGTTCATATTAAACTGGATTGAAAACCAACGAGTGTCGGATCAGATG GTTATACTCAAGTTTCTGAAAATTCTTCATTCAGACTGGGAACCAATCGCATTGAAAACTGACgaagttttaaaactttattccTTAAACG GGGTATTTTCAAACACCAACATAACAAAAATTGCAAAGAGCATAGGGAGTAAATGGGAAAACCTAGCGAAGAAACTCGATGTAAGCGAAACGACGGTAGGTGAGACAAAATCTTATTTCAAGGAAGATTCGAACCGTGCTCTTCATACTCTGGACCAGTGGAGGCTGTCAGACAAAGTCATACACTCGGGGGCTAAAGCAGCTAAACCCCTCAGGTCAGCCATGCAGGCCTGTGGTTGTGGGGAGGATATCTTGTTCTTTGTGTCTATGCTTGGATGA
- the LOC105328588 gene encoding translocon-associated protein subunit alpha, whose protein sequence is MWSILGKMMLIFLLVLPCTVMIFENDKVAVYAQDGDSVEGEDDEDTVVENEDGVEDADQAVTEKEKEDEEESTEEDQQLKPSPDADAVMLFTKPIGTTDLPAGHTIRFLVGFTNKGEKTFTVQSLECSFRYPQDYNFFIQNYTTAQYNQDVGSRKQATFEYGFTPNEGFAGRPFGLSILLNYKDEEGNSFMSPVFNETVNIVEPDEGLIDGETFFLYVFLAAIAVLLLVGAQQLLASFSKKHRSKKSHRQPVEMGTQNTDVDYDWIPKETLERDLNKSPGRSPKQSPRQRKSKRTAGSGEE, encoded by the exons ATGTGGTCCATCTTAGGAAAGATGATGTTGATATTTCTGCTGGTACTGCCATGCACAGTTATGATTTTTGAGAATG ATAAAGTAGCTGTGTATGCTCAAGATGGAGATTCTGTAGAAGGAGAGGATGACGAAGACACTGTTGTTGAAAATGAGGATGGGGTAGAGGATGCAGACCAGGCTGTTACTGAAAAAGAAAAG GAAGATGAAGAGGAATCGACTGAAGAAGATCAGCAGCTGAAACCTTCGCCTGATGCAGATGCTGTAATGCTCTTCACAAAACCCATTGGCACCACTG ATTTGCCTGCTGGCCATACCATCAGGTTTTTGGTTGGGTTCACCAATAAAGGAGAGAAGACCTTCACCGTGCAGTCACTCGAGTGTTCCTTCAGATATCCCCAAGACTACAACTTCTTCATTCAGAAC TACACAACAGCTCAGTACAACCAGGATGTGGGGTCAAGAAAACAAGCTACATTTGAATATGGATTTACCCCCAATGAAGGCTTCGCTGGTAGACCCTTTGGCTTGTCCATCTTGTTGAATTACAAGGACGAg gaAGGCAATTCATTCATGAGCCCTGTATTCAATGAAACTGTCAACATTGTGGAACCAGATGAGGGATTAATTGATGGAGAAAC GTTTTTCCTGTACGTGTTCTTGGCAGCTATTGCGGTTTTGCTATTGGTCGGTGCTCAGCAACTATTGGCTTCTTTCAGC AAGAAACATCGCTCAAAAAAGTCGCACCGCCAACCAGTGGAGATGGGCACACAGAATACAGATGTAGACTACGATTGGATCCCAAAGGAAACCCTGGAGAGGGATTTAA ACAAGTCACCGGGGCGTTCACCGAAACAATCCCCCCGCCAGAGGAAGAGCAAGAGGACCGCCGGGTCAGGAGAAGAATGA